A window of bacterium genomic DNA:
CAGGCTCAAAAACTGCCAGATTGTATCCCATATTTGCCGAAGGGGCTAATCCTAATCCGCCGATTAAACCTGCACATAAATCAGAAAGAATATCTCCAAACAGATTAGTCGTAACCAGGACATCATATTCCTCTGGTTTTTTCACCAATTGCATAGCCATATTATCTACAATTTTATCTTCAAACGCTATCTGGGGATATTGTTTTGCTACTTCTCTTGCCGTTTCTAAAAATAACCCACAGGTAACCTTTAAAATATTAGCTTTATGAATACAGGTAACCTTTTTGCGGTTATGGGCGATGGCATATTCAAAGGCAAATTTGACAATTCGTTCACTGGCTTTTTTTGAAATCATCCGAATACTTTCACCAATAGTTTTCTCCTGGTCAATGAAATGTTCGATTCCAGAATATAATCCTTGTGTATTTTCTCTAATCATCACCAGGTCGATATTTTCATATCGGCTGGGAGCTCCAACAAAAGAAACAGCTGGCCTAACCCCAGCATAGAGATTTAGTTCTTGTCTTAAAGCAACATTAACACTTCTAAATCCATAACCAACTGGGGTAGAAGTAGGTCCTTTTATGGCTACTTTGTTTTTTTTAATCGAGTCTAAAACCGCGGCAGGTAAAGGTGTTTTTTCTTTCTCTAAAGCACACTCACCGGCTAAAACCGTTTCAAACTTAATGTCAACACCAGTGGCAGACACCACATTCACCATTGCCTCGGTTATTTCTGGTCCTATCCCATCACCTGGGATTAAAGTTACTGTATACATTTGTTCCTCCTGAAATGGGTTAATACTGCATATCCATTCCGCCAATAACTATCCCGCCACCGGCATGAGCTCCTTTAAGTCCCAGTCTTAAATCATCAGGATAAGGTGTGGCAGAAAGTGCCTCTTCTATTGTCACCAACCCAATATTAACCACTTTAGCAATAGCCTGATTTAAACTTTGCATCTGCCAATAGGTTGTGGAAGATTCAATCACCTTACGGATACCGGATGTATTTCCTTTTTCGATTAAATCCTTGATTAAGGGTGAATTAATCATAATTTCAACTGCGGCAATTCTACCTTTTTCATCTTTTCTCCGCAATAATCTTTGAGAAACGACACCCAGTAAAGTCAGAGATAATTGAATTCTAACCTGGGTTTGCTGAGAAGTCGGAAAAACATCAATGATACGGTCGATTGTTTGTGTGGCATCATTAGTGTGAAGTGTTGATAAAACCAGATGACCGGTTTCAGCGGCACTCAGCGCGGTAGACATTGTCTCAATATCGCGCATCTCACCGATTAAAAGCACATCCGGGTCCTGACGAAGTGCTCGCCGTAATGCCTCACGAAAACTTTTCGTATCAACATCTAATTCGCGTTGGTCAATCGTGCTTTTATCATCACGATGTAAAAATTCTATTGGGTCTTCTATGGTAATTATGTGGCAATTACGATTTTTATTAATGAAACCCACCATTGCCGCTAATGTTGTGGATTTTCCACTTCCAGTAGGCCCGGTAACTAATATCAACCCTTGTGGTTTGGCAACTAAATTTTTTATAACAGGTGGTAAGCCTAATTGCTCAACAGTCGGAATATCGTAAGGAACAGCTCGAATAATACAACCTATCACACCACGCTGTTTAAACACATTTACCCTGAATCGAGCCACACCTGGTAAACTGTATGAAAAATCGATATCCAGATTCTCTACGAATTTCTTAATCTGCTCCTGATTCATCATACTATAAACTAAATTCATCACATCCTCAGGACCAAGTTTTGGTAAATCAGTTGGGGTTAATATGCCCGCAATTCTAATAAGTGGAGGTCTGGCTACCTTTAAATATAAATCAGATGCGTGTCGTTCTACTAACATCTTTAATAATTCTGGCATCTTTAACATTGTTTTTAATTCTCCCGCCTTAATTCATAGATTCTTTTTGATATTATAACTATGAAGGTAATCAATCCCACCGTAATTAAATCATATCCCATACTAATTAAGCTGATAAACGAAACTGTATCTCCTAAAGTTTGATGTTCACTACCACACCAAAAGGTAACTGGAGATATAAAATACTGTTTTGAAAATGGATATAATAACATTATCCCTTTTGGAGGTATTGTATCAAAAGTAAAGTAATCTATTAAATTATGTAATCCAAGACACCACAATGTAATTATTCCTAATCTTTGACCACCAGTCAACCAGGCAATTAAACTTAAAATAAGCATAAATATTATTGAATGAGTGACCTGATGATGGTAAAGAGGACTCCATTTAATTCCATTGGTTGTAATACAAAAAAAATCAATATCTGGCAAATTTGAGACAATTAAGCAATATAAGATAAGTAACCTATTATTAATGGTATTTTTGTTTTTAGAAACTAAATAAACATTTATTCCAGTTAAAGAATGAGCGATAGGAGTTGACATAAATAGTTACCTCTCTTCATCTTTTACTGGTAATATTTT
This region includes:
- a CDS encoding isocitrate/isopropylmalate dehydrogenase family protein, giving the protein MYTVTLIPGDGIGPEITEAMVNVVSATGVDIKFETVLAGECALEKEKTPLPAAVLDSIKKNKVAIKGPTSTPVGYGFRSVNVALRQELNLYAGVRPAVSFVGAPSRYENIDLVMIRENTQGLYSGIEHFIDQEKTIGESIRMISKKASERIVKFAFEYAIAHNRKKVTCIHKANILKVTCGLFLETAREVAKQYPQIAFEDKIVDNMAMQLVKKPEEYDVLVTTNLFGDILSDLCAGLIGGLGLAPSANMGYNLAVFEPVHGSVPKYAGQDKVNPCACILSGAMMLEYLGEKEASKKIVNAVSLVIKEGKTLTYDLGGSSTTSQMTKSIIQKIPLT
- a CDS encoding type IV pilus twitching motility protein PilT — encoded protein: MLKMPELLKMLVERHASDLYLKVARPPLIRIAGILTPTDLPKLGPEDVMNLVYSMMNQEQIKKFVENLDIDFSYSLPGVARFRVNVFKQRGVIGCIIRAVPYDIPTVEQLGLPPVIKNLVAKPQGLILVTGPTGSGKSTTLAAMVGFINKNRNCHIITIEDPIEFLHRDDKSTIDQRELDVDTKSFREALRRALRQDPDVLLIGEMRDIETMSTALSAAETGHLVLSTLHTNDATQTIDRIIDVFPTSQQTQVRIQLSLTLLGVVSQRLLRRKDEKGRIAAVEIMINSPLIKDLIEKGNTSGIRKVIESSTTYWQMQSLNQAIAKVVNIGLVTIEEALSATPYPDDLRLGLKGAHAGGGIVIGGMDMQY
- a CDS encoding metal-dependent hydrolase; protein product: MSTPIAHSLTGINVYLVSKNKNTINNRLLILYCLIVSNLPDIDFFCITTNGIKWSPLYHHQVTHSIIFMLILSLIAWLTGGQRLGIITLWCLGLHNLIDYFTFDTIPPKGIMLLYPFSKQYFISPVTFWCGSEHQTLGDTVSFISLISMGYDLITVGLITFIVIISKRIYELRREN